One segment of Erigeron canadensis isolate Cc75 chromosome 2, C_canadensis_v1, whole genome shotgun sequence DNA contains the following:
- the LOC122589270 gene encoding transport protein particle 20 kDa subunit: MASTACFMIISKNDIPIYEAEVGAAPKREEAAHQHQFILHAALDIVQDLAWTTSAMFLKAIDRFNDMVVSVYVTAGHTRLMLLHDSRNDDGIKSFFQEVHELYIKILLNPLYLPGSRVTSSHFDTKVRALARRYL, translated from the exons ATGGCGAGTACTGCTTGTTTTATGATCATTAGCAAAAACGACATTCCTATTTACGAAGCCGAAGTCGGAGCTGCTCCTAAA AGAGAAGAAGCTGCACATCAGCATCAGTTTATCCTCCATGCCGCTTTGGATATCGTCCAGGATCTTGCCTGGACAACAAGTGCTAT GTTTTTGAAAGCAATTGACAGGTTCAATGATATGGTGGTGTCTGTATACGTGACAGCTGGTC ATACACGATTGATGCTGCTTCATGACTCTCGTAATGATGATGGAATCAAGAGCTTCTTTCAGGAGGTCCATGAACTTTATATAAAG ATTCTTCTGAATCCTCTCTACTTACCAGGATCGCGTGTTACATCTTCACATTTTGATACAAAAGTCCGAGCCCTTGCAAGAAGGTACCTTTGA
- the LOC122589265 gene encoding protein UNUSUAL FLORAL ORGANS-like, with the protein MWNNLPPDLLANIFSYLPPHSLARAMVTCHHWHNCGRSTSGQTRRHQLHQPWFIALPTRSRQLCFVHNPVEKSWHLLNLEHVPSLTRPVSTIGGHGLILFKFTGGVPIRLSMCNPFTGEIHHLPPLQKSRTNPAVGVIESCPNRFKLYAAGGMSKAASGGAASFEPTLEMFDSISNTWTVMGSMPVEFAVRLTVWTPNDSVFSNGVLYWMTSARAYSIMGFDMGTNKWKELSAPMGDTLEFAALVPRESKLAVIGGTLGGDVLVWELGDGGKWNVIEKMPTEFSKILAGGCTTKCVGIEGAVCLFRDLASGMVVWRRAGYHKNKWEWCSIEGCNQVKGRRLDNYLIKGLFVHPNLASPFV; encoded by the coding sequence ATGTGGAACAACCTTCCTCCTGATTTGTTGGCCAATATCTTCTCCTACCTTCCTCCACACAGCTTAGCACGGGCGATGGTCACCTGCCACCACTGGCATAACTGCGGAAGGTCGACAAGTGGACAGACGAGGCGGCACCAACTCCATCAGCCATGGTTCATTGCCTTACCCACCCGCAGCAGGCAATTGTGTTTTGTTCATAATCCAGTTGAGAAAAGTTGGCACTTGCTTAATTTGGAACATGTTCCTAGTCTGACCCGACCTGTGTCAACTATTGGTGGACATGGTCTGATATTGTTTAAATTCACTGGTGGTGTACCTATTCGACTGTCTATGTGTAATCCTTTTACTGGTGAAATCCACCACCTCCCACCACTACAGAAATCAAGGACTAATCCGGCAGTGGGAGTCATAGAGAGTTGTCCCAACAGGTTCAAGTTGTATGCAGCTGGTGGGATGTCTAAGGCGGCAAGTGGTGGTGCGGCCTCATTCGAACCCACATTAGAAATGTTTGATTCTATAAGCAATACGTGGACGGTCATGGGGTCCATGCCAGTGGAGTTCGCCGTGAGGCTTACAGTATGGACCCCAAACGATAGTGTCTTCTCAAATGGGGTCCTTTACTGGATGACCTCAGCCCGTGCATACAGCATAATGGGCTTTGATATGGGTACAAACAAATGGAAGGAACTCAGTGCGCCCATGGGTGACACACTTGAATTCGCTGCCTTGGTCCCTCGAGAGAGTAAGCTAGCAGTTATTGGTGGGACCCTAGGTGGGGATGTGTTAGTTTGGGAGTTAGGGGATGGTGGTAAATGGAATGTGATTGAAAAAATGCCAACTGAATTTAGTAAAATACTTGCTGGTGGTTGTACTACCAAGTGTGTGGGAATTGAAGGGGCAGTATGTTTATTCCGGGACCTTGCATCTGGAATGGTGGTCTGGAGAAGAGCCGGATATCACAAAAATAAATGGGAATGGTGTTCGATTGAAGGTTGTAATCAGGTAAAAGGAAGACGTCTTGACAATTACCTGATCAAAGGACTCTTTGTTCACCCAAATCTTGCTTCTCCATTCGTTTAG
- the LOC122589277 gene encoding broad specificity amino-acid racemase RacX, producing MSLQTLNYPSHLFSKLSKQILHKTRMNPVLVVTPLPEWDNKPRSTKTFGLKSASVSNQTPTKGSLLCQLNAVGIIGGVSADASLYFARKLITRSNEGNEDINTIPFVLCSDPILNKSLLHHNNVSQLNEHTTIVESLRHKRLFLEKSGVRCIVMPCQISHSWYDEVSKGCSIPVLHMGECVAKELKEAKLKPFEAGSPLRIGVLATNDILNAGFYQDKLQKEGFEVVLPDKATMEHTIVPSIEAISRKDIVGAQNLLRIALQVLLVRAVNIVVLASDDMRALLPHDDPLLKKCVDPLDSLARSTIKFAQSASNGY from the exons ATGTCCCTCCAAACACTGAATTACCCATCACATTTGTTCAGTAAACTGAGTAAGCAAATTCTGCATAAAACAAGAATGAATCCAGTGTTGGTTGTAACCCCGCTACCAGAATGGGATAACAAACCCAGGTCTACAAAGACTTTTGGTTTAAAATCGGCTTCTGTGAGTAATCAGACTCCTACTAAAGGTTCTTTATTATGTCAGTTAAATGCTGTGGGGATAATTGGAGGCGTGTCTGCTGATGCCAGCTTGTATTTTGCAAGAAAGCTTATAACCCGAAGCAATGAGGGTAACGAAGACATAAATACCATTCCTTTTGTTCTCTGTTCAGATCCGATATTAAATAAGAGCCTTTTACACCACAACAATGTGTCACAATTGAATGAACACACCACAATTGTAGAAAGTTTGAGGCATAAAAGgctttttcttgaaaaatcaGGGGTTCGTTGTATAGTGATGCCATGTCAAATCTCACATTCATGGTATGATGAAGTTTCAAAAGGGTGTTCTATTCCTGTATTACATATGGGTGAGTGTGTTGCAAAGGAGCTTAAAGAAGCTAAATTAAAGCCATTTGAAGCTGGAAGTCCATTGCGAATTGGGGTTCTTGCCACCAATGATATCCTAAATGCAGGATTCTATCAAGATAAACTTCAGAAGGAG GGTTTTGAGGTTGTTCTGCCAGATAAAGCTACCATGGAACACACAATAGTCCCATCAATTGAAGCCATTAGCAGAAAGGATATAGTAGGAGCACAAAACCTGTTGAGAATTGCATTACAGGTGCTTCTTGTCAGGGCTGTGAATATCGTCGTTCTTGCATCGGATGATATGAGGGCACTTCTGCCACATGATGATCCCCTGTTGAAAAAATGTGTCGACCCATTGGATTCATTAGCTAGGTCAACCATCAAGTTTGCTCAATCTGCCAGTAATGGTTATTAA
- the LOC122588715 gene encoding acyl-protein thioesterase 2-like codes for MSKMSYSSGSMSSGSRTARRTVEFGRTYVVRPRARHQATIVWLHGLGDNGSSWSQLLDNLPLPNIKWICPTAPTRPVTVLGGFSCAAWFDDGELSEDGPNDVEGLDASIAHIANLLSTEPSDVKLGIGGFSMGAACALYSAACFAQGKYGNGNPYPINLKAVVGLSGWLPGARNLRNRLGGSNDAARRAASLPILMCHGQSDEVVPHTYGERSSQMMSSAGFRYVTFKSYEGLGHYTVPKEMEEVCQWLNSRLGI; via the exons ATGTCTAAGATGAGTTACTCAAGTGGTTCCATGAGTTCTG GTAGTAGAACAGCTAGACGAACCGTTGAATTTGGAAGGACTTATGTTGTGAGACCAAGAGCAAGGCATCAAGCAACCATTGTTTGGTTGCATGGTCTTGGCGATAATGGTTCGAG CTGGTCACAACTATTGGACAACCTCCCTCTTCCAAAT ATTAAATGGATATGCCCAACTGCTCCTACCCGCCCGGTGACTGTGCTTGGAGGATTCTCTTGTGCTGCAT GGTTTGATGATGGAGAGCTTTCGGAAGATGGTCCAAATGATGTCGAAGGTTTAGATGCGTCAATTGCACACATAGCAAACTTGCTATCAACAGAGCCATCTGATG TCAAACTTGGTATTGGAGGATTCAGCATGGGTGCTGCATGTGCACTTTACTCTGCAGCTTGTTTTGCTCAAGGAAAATACGGAAATGGAAACCCTTACCCGATTAACCTAAAGGCTGTAGTTGGATTAAGCGGATGGCTTCCTGGTGCACG TAACTTGAGGAACAGATTAGGAGGATCAAATGATGCTGCAAGACGTGCTGCTTCACTGCCTATTTTGATGTGTCATGGACAGA GTGATGAAGTAGTCCCACACACATATGGAGAGAGGTCTTCCCAGATGATGAGTTCAGCTGGTTTCCGATATGTTACATTCAAAAGCTATGAAGG GCTTGGTCATTACACAGTTCCTAAAGAGATGGAAGAAGTCTGTCAGTGGCTAAACTCAAGGCTTGGAATATGA